In the genome of Leptospiraceae bacterium, the window ACAGGCAAGAAGAAGAGTAGGACTTCAAATTTATTATGAGTCATATCATTATCCGTTTTGGTTTCTTTTGATTTTGATTTTTAATCTTATATTTCTTTTCTCTATAAAAGTTTATTATCAAGAATTTTTTTCTTATTTGCTGGTGCTACTTGGCTTGATATTGACTACAGCTATCATAGGTTATGTTTTAGTAATAAATTTTGAATTCAAACGAGCAAAAAGAATCATCCTTTTGCCTTTTTTAATTTTTTTGTTTTTTCCCCTTTCTGTTTGGATGTTCACCTATTTCTATTTAAAGAACTCTGATTTTTTAAGAATGAAGCAAAAGCTTTTTTACGAAACAAGAGACATATTGTTTATCTATGGATTGTATGGATTGCATTTTCTTTCAGATGAAGATCAAGATGGTGAAAATACCGTATTGGGGAATGATCTTAACAACTTCAATTTGTTTGAAAGAAGCGAAGGAAAGTATCAACCTAATCAGAATGAAACTCAAATCATAGTAAAAAACAACTTTCACTACTTTATAATCACAATCAATCTGCCAAAAAAACCGGTTCCAAATAAAAATCTTTCAATTTCAATTTCTGAAAGAATCGATCACACCTTATTTGGTCTAATTTATAACCTTTCGTCTTTTGAAGTGTCACTTTATACAAAAGATCAACTTTCAATCAAGCCTAAAAGTTTTTTTACTTTTTTCACAGAAAATTACTACAGGACTATATGCATAGGATTTGATGGAAAGCAAAATTATTTTCGCCCCAGAAACATTCCAAAATTGGATATTGGCTGTGAGGTCTTCCTCAGATATGAAGAAGAAAATCATCAAGGTTATGATTTGTTTAAAAAGTTTATAAATTTTTCTTATGAAAATTACCAAAGCTATAAAGCTCAAAAAAATGTAGTATGGATTCATTTTGATTTTTCTTCTTTAGCTGATAAAAATTTTCAGATCGAGAAAGAACAAATAATAAACATCCTCAATGAGGAGTTAATCCAAAAAGCAAGAGTCTATCCAAACTTTTCAAGGAATGTCTTTATATTGTATTTTTTCTACCAATCAGAAATTCCAATGTATGAAATCGAGGTGATCCCTTTTTTAACTTCTCAACTTACTTTCTTACAAAATGATCCTGGTTTGTCTTATTATGGAAGTTTATTTCGTTATGTGAATTTTATTGAAAATTTTAGTTTTTTTGGCTATGGAATGAATGTTTTTACCACACCTTTCTTCAAAAGAGAATTTGAATTCAAAGAACATCAGACCCTCAACCACTTTGTTTTTATCGAACCAAATGACAGCTACTGGAATAACATTACCAAAATCTTTTTTAAGCCCAAATTACCTCCCATCACAATTACACGAAGAGACGATAAGCTTTATTTCTATGATGGAAGGACTGGTTATCGAAAAACAATTGAATTACAATAGTTCTTCGTATGCTAAGATAAGTTTGTGATAAGAGTCTACTTTTAGCGAAGCTCCTCCAATCAAGCCTCCATCAATATCGGGTTGGGAAAAGATTTCTTTTGCGTTCTCAGGTTTTAAACTTCCCCCATAAAGGATTCTCATTTTCTCTGCTTTATCTTGACCATATAGTTTTTTTATAATCTCACGAATAAAACTCTGCATTTCTTGGGCTTGTTCGGGTGTGGCGTTTCTTCCCGTTCCGATTGCCCATACAGGTTCGTAAGCAATCACTGTTTCTTTTATGTCTTTGATGTTTTCAAATGCTTTGATAACTTGCCTTTCTACAACCATCATGTGTTGGTTTTCATCACGTTCTTTTAGGGTTTCTCCCACACAAACAATCGGGGTTAAATTGTGTTCAAGAGCTTTTCGAATTTTCTTGTTTACGGTTTCATCAGTTTCATAGAAATAGGTTCTTTGTTCTGAGTGTCCAATGATTACGTAATCACATCCTGAGTCTTTGATCATTTTTGCCGAGACTTTTCCTGTGTAAGCTCCTTCTTCTTCCCAGTGCAGATCTTGTGCACCAATCTTGATTTGAGGTGTTGTAAACATGTTCAACATAAGTAATGAGGTATAAGGAGCACAAATGAGAACTTCTGATTTTGTAGGCTTCAAAATAGATTGTAATTCCAACAAAAATTGAAGGGATTCTTTAGGAGTTTTATACATCTTCCAATTCGCAGCAATTAAAGGGATTCTTGTTTTTCTCATAAATTGCAGTTTTCCACATCAAAACAAAAAGTAAAGTAGTTTAAATGATTTTAAATACATACGACGTAAAGCACATTAGCAAATTCTTTGATCGATTTCTCAAGCATAAAAAAGTAAAAAAATTTTACAAAAAAATTTAATAAAATCAGAATGCTAAATCATTAGAAAAAAGTTTATTCTGATTGATGATTATAAAAAGTTAATAGTGATAAAAGACTGATTGTAAGGGTTTTTCGAAAGAATCAATCGATTTTTGAATCTCTGCTTTAAAAACTCCAAAGTCAATCATTTGTAGGTTTGGATTAACTTCTCCCAACCTCCAATAGGGTAAATCCAAGTTATTTAATAATTCTTGGATATGTTTTTCATTAGCTCTCTTGAGGCTAATGATGATTGAAGCACTGGTTTCTCCGAAAAAGATTTTATCCCAACGTTTAAAAATTTTATAAAATTCATTTAATACTTCTACATCAAGAAGAAATGGAGTAAAAGATTGACTCCAACTATGGTAAGCCATTCGGAATAAAATCACGGAAAGCCCTCCTAAAGAAAGATCCCCTGCGGATAAGATCCATTCCTTCTTGAAACAATACAAAAGAAATTCAATCAACTTTTTTTCGATTTCTGGATATGCATCGGGGATTTTTCCGGTGATTTGATTTTTCATTAGATATAAATACTCAGAACCTCCAAAAGTGGGCTCAAACTTACCAACGAGATAGATCACCTGATCACCTTCTTTTCGAAAAAAAGGCTGAATAGCTTTAGAAACATCCTCCATGATTCCCACCATCCCAATCGTCGGCGTGGGTAGAATCACCCCTTCATCACTTTCGTTATAAAAAGAAACATTGCCCCCTGTAACAGGAATGTTTAAAACCCTACATGCATCCCCCATACCTTTCACACTTTGCTCAAACATGTAGTAATTTTCGGGTTTGTAGGGATTGCCAAAATTCAGATTGTTGGTAATCCCAATGGGTTCTGCACCCAACACAGCAACGTTTCTTGCAGATTCGAAAACAGCCAGTTGTGCTCCAACGTAAGGATTTAAGTAAACATAGCGAGGATTGCAATCAACACTTACGGCAATTCCCTTTCGAGAAATTCTCTCTTTTTCTTCTTTCGAAAGTTTTATTGACTTAATATAAGATTCATTCTCCAATTCCAAATCTTCTATGAGATTTGCTGGGATTCTGATTAAACCACCTTGACCACCAGGACCTTGCACGCGAACAAGCCCCACTTCTTGATCATACTGATCATATACAGGTCTTTTCGAAGCAACATTGGGTGTTTTTAAGATTTTATAAAAAATTTCAACTAATTCTTTCTCGTCAGGAATAGTGAGTTCCTTTTCGTTCCATGTGAGGGCTTCTTCGATATGTGGTGGTTTTTGCGTATCTCTTTTGTATTTCGGAGCTTCGGTGGATAATGCATGAACGGGAATATCAGCATAGAGTTTGTTTTGGAAAAACACTCGAAGTCTTTTTGTATCGGTGACAACTCCTATTTCTTCGGAATGAAGACCCCACTTATCGAAAATCTTTTTTACTATGTCTTTTTTATCTTTATCCACAATCACAAGCATTCGTTCTTGCGATTCTGAGAGCATGATTTCATAAGGAATCATGCCTTTTTCTCGAAGAGGAACTTTGTCTAAAAATAAATCGATTCCCACGTTTCCTTTTGCAGCCATTTCTGAACTACTTGATGATAATCCCGCAGCTCCCATGTCCTGAATGCCAATCACCGCACCACTACGTATCGCTTCTAACGTTGCTTCCATGAGGAGTTTTTCTTTAAAGGGATCACCAACTTGAACAGCACTTCTTTGGGTTTGTGTTTTTTCGTTAAGTTCTTGGGAGGCAAAACTTGCACCATGAATGCCATCTCGACCAGTGTCAGCTCCCACGTAAAAAACAGGATTTCCAATGCCAGAAGCTCTAGCTTTTGCTAGTTGGTGTTTGAAGGCAACTCCCACCGTCATGGCATTCACTAAGCAGTTTTTCGTGTAAGATGGATCGAAAAAAACTTCTCCACCAGCAACGGCAACCCCTAAGCAATTTCCATAAAAAGCAATCCCTTCAACAGCTCTTCGAAATAAGTATTGATTTTTGGGTTGTTCAGGAGGACCAAAACGTAAAGAATTTAACGAACAAAGTGGTCTTGCCCCCATAGTAAAGACATCCCGCATGATACCTCCCACACCCGTTGCCGCGCCTTGGAAAGGTTCTACTGCCGTTGGATGATTGTGGGATTCGATTTTGAAAACTACAACTAAATTATCTCCAATATCTAGGGCTCCGGCATTTTCTTCTCCGGCTTTTGCGACAGTTCTGGCAGACTCTTTGGGTAGTTCTTTCAGAACTAAAATTGAGTTTTTATAACTACAATGTTCGGACCACATTCCAGAAAAAATCCCTAACTCTGTAAAAGTGGGGTTTCTACCTAAGAGCTTTTTTATTTCCTTGAACTCTTCTTCCGTGAGATTGTGTGCTAAAGCATCCGAAACTTCCACTTCTTTTTCAGAGAAGAGTTGGTGGTTATTCATACACTACCTTTGTTGATTATTCATTACGAAGTTTTTCAAATTTTCAGATAAATTTTTTAGGCTATGGATTTGGTCATTTAAATTTATGAACTTTTGCACGATCTTTTGGATGGATTTTTCCATAACAGATAAAGTTTTGGTGATTTCTTCTACACCTCGATTTTGTTCTTTTGAAAAGCTTTCGATTTCTTTGCCTACTTTGTAGATTTCATCAAGATATTGGATGAATTTATGATTGATTTGAATTTGATTTTGGATGTGGTTTTTGAGCTGTTCGAAAAACCGAATAGTAGTTTGTAAATTTTGGTTTTGAATGTCAATAAGGTTGGTGGTGATGTTGACGCTGTTTTCCCCAACGAGGAGATTTTGGGAACTTTCCTTGATGATTTTGCTTATATTTTTGGCGTTTTCCATGCTGTTTTCTGCGAGTTTGTTGACTTCTTGAGCCACGATAGCAAAGCCTTTCCCATGTTCACCAGCTCTTGCGGCTTCAATTGAGGCATTGAGAGAAAGGAGATTGGTTCTGTCGGCGATTTCTTTCATGATAGTGTTGACTTCATTTACTTTTTGAAAGGAGTTTTTGAGAGTATCCATGATTCTTTTTAAATTTTCAGAAGCAGTTTTGGATTCTGATGACTTTTCTTTGGCTTTGAGGATTTCTTGGTAGAGTTCGAGGGAGCTTTTATTAACTTCAGAAAGAACCTTTTCGAGAGATGAGGTATGAGATTTTAGTTCTTCAATCATTCGGTATTGGTAGGAGATCATTTCTGTGGTTTTAATGGAGGTTTGAGATAATTCTTCCATAGTAGCAGAAATTTGTTGGATGGAAGCACTTTGATCTTGGATTTCCTTCATGAACTTATTGGAGAAACTTGCAATAAAGTCAATATACTCGCCCATAGCTGTTGAGTCAGAAGTAATTTTCTGATTAGTTTCCTCAATCTGTTTCATCTTTGAATTAAGCATAGTTTGGTTGTAAATCAACGATTGAAATAAGTTTTTAAACAAACTTGAAAAGCTTGTAAAAATGATAGTAAAAATTATATAAAATGCAATCAATAAAATGGGTAGAACCCAAGCGACAAATCCTGGTTGAGATGCAAGTTGATTATCTTTTGTAAAAGTAACTCCTGCATAAAAGTTAGTAAGACCAAACAAAACAGCTTCAAAAAATGAGGTTACTGAACCGACAAGGTATGATTGAGTCTTATTTGAAGAATATAAACTACCAAAAAAAATATAAAGAATAGGTATTGTGTGGAGTATAGGAGTTTTCCAAAAGTCAGCAGCCTCAATATTATTTTCCAAAACTATTATGGAATAAACAATGAAAGTTAGAACAATGTCTATTAGGGTGATAAGATAATTCATTTGGTTTATCGTAGTATATCTTTTGTTAAATTTTTGATTTTTTATTATTTTAGAGTAAACGAAATTCGTAGCTAACATGATTCCTGCAACAGTATAATATGCAATAGCATGATTTATTGGTATTGATTGAAAACTGATTGTTATGCCTATGATATAGAAAGAAGAAATCAAGTATCGAAAGTTGATTAGAAAGTAAGTAAATTTCGACATGACTTCATCATAATTGTTAAATAAATTATTCTCACGTGTGGTTGTTTTTATTTCCTGCATGTCTATCACCTTTCGTATAGAGTATTCTTTGTCA includes:
- the tpiA gene encoding triose-phosphate isomerase, with the translated sequence MRKTRIPLIAANWKMYKTPKESLQFLLELQSILKPTKSEVLICAPYTSLLMLNMFTTPQIKIGAQDLHWEEEGAYTGKVSAKMIKDSGCDYVIIGHSEQRTYFYETDETVNKKIRKALEHNLTPIVCVGETLKERDENQHMMVVERQVIKAFENIKDIKETVIAYEPVWAIGTGRNATPEQAQEMQSFIREIIKKLYGQDKAEKMRILYGGSLKPENAKEIFSQPDIDGGLIGGASLKVDSYHKLILAYEELL
- the purL gene encoding phosphoribosylformylglycinamidine synthase subunit PurL yields the protein MNNHQLFSEKEVEVSDALAHNLTEEEFKEIKKLLGRNPTFTELGIFSGMWSEHCSYKNSILVLKELPKESARTVAKAGEENAGALDIGDNLVVVFKIESHNHPTAVEPFQGAATGVGGIMRDVFTMGARPLCSLNSLRFGPPEQPKNQYLFRRAVEGIAFYGNCLGVAVAGGEVFFDPSYTKNCLVNAMTVGVAFKHQLAKARASGIGNPVFYVGADTGRDGIHGASFASQELNEKTQTQRSAVQVGDPFKEKLLMEATLEAIRSGAVIGIQDMGAAGLSSSSSEMAAKGNVGIDLFLDKVPLREKGMIPYEIMLSESQERMLVIVDKDKKDIVKKIFDKWGLHSEEIGVVTDTKRLRVFFQNKLYADIPVHALSTEAPKYKRDTQKPPHIEEALTWNEKELTIPDEKELVEIFYKILKTPNVASKRPVYDQYDQEVGLVRVQGPGGQGGLIRIPANLIEDLELENESYIKSIKLSKEEKERISRKGIAVSVDCNPRYVYLNPYVGAQLAVFESARNVAVLGAEPIGITNNLNFGNPYKPENYYMFEQSVKGMGDACRVLNIPVTGGNVSFYNESDEGVILPTPTIGMVGIMEDVSKAIQPFFRKEGDQVIYLVGKFEPTFGGSEYLYLMKNQITGKIPDAYPEIEKKLIEFLLYCFKKEWILSAGDLSLGGLSVILFRMAYHSWSQSFTPFLLDVEVLNEFYKIFKRWDKIFFGETSASIIISLKRANEKHIQELLNNLDLPYWRLGEVNPNLQMIDFGVFKAEIQKSIDSFEKPLQSVFYHY
- a CDS encoding methyl-accepting chemotaxis protein, with the protein product MQEIKTTTRENNLFNNYDEVMSKFTYFLINFRYLISSFYIIGITISFQSIPINHAIAYYTVAGIMLATNFVYSKIIKNQKFNKRYTTINQMNYLITLIDIVLTFIVYSIIVLENNIEAADFWKTPILHTIPILYIFFGSLYSSNKTQSYLVGSVTSFFEAVLFGLTNFYAGVTFTKDNQLASQPGFVAWVLPILLIAFYIIFTIIFTSFSSLFKNLFQSLIYNQTMLNSKMKQIEETNQKITSDSTAMGEYIDFIASFSNKFMKEIQDQSASIQQISATMEELSQTSIKTTEMISYQYRMIEELKSHTSSLEKVLSEVNKSSLELYQEILKAKEKSSESKTASENLKRIMDTLKNSFQKVNEVNTIMKEIADRTNLLSLNASIEAARAGEHGKGFAIVAQEVNKLAENSMENAKNISKIIKESSQNLLVGENSVNITTNLIDIQNQNLQTTIRFFEQLKNHIQNQIQINHKFIQYLDEIYKVGKEIESFSKEQNRGVEEITKTLSVMEKSIQKIVQKFINLNDQIHSLKNLSENLKNFVMNNQQR